Within Vicia villosa cultivar HV-30 ecotype Madison, WI linkage group LG1, Vvil1.0, whole genome shotgun sequence, the genomic segment tactaatataagtgtagtacaggcCAGAGGATAAAACCGATAACTTTTCCATTACACATTTTGTGTCTGAATTGTGTTTTGTAATATACAGATGTTCAATCCCTCCATCATCTCCTGTTTCAATATGGTATCCATTTAGGCGGATATCTttgaaacttaataaatttctatgGGACCTGGGGGAATATAATGCATTATCAATGTGCAATATTGTTCCACCACGTAACAACATATGGGCTCTTCCGGAGCCTTCAATTATTTTTGAGGTGCCAGAAATAGTACTGACATCAGTTTTTCGATTCACTAAATTAGAGAAATATCTTTTATGCTTGAGAATTGTGTGAGTTGTTGCACTGTCAGCAAGGCACATATCTTCATTACTGGAGCTAGCGTCCATATTCATTCTAagaacaataataatttttttttaacaataagttataagcgcacattaaaaacacaaattatttaaatagtaaattatgtaaacaaacaagtagaaaacacactttattattattagaaaaataaaattcaaaacatccataaaacataaaaagaaaatttccACAAATTTTATTTCTTGACGCTTCCATCTCcaataaggtgatcaatttttccATCTGGATCAGCAAAGAAGTCACCAATATCTAAATGGGTAACATCCATATTACCATAATCtggatcatcatcttcattagcaAAGTGAGTCTcgatcttttcctttttatttttcagtGATTTTTGATAAAGATCAACAAGGTGTTTTGGAGTACGACAAGTGCGACTCCAATGACCTTTTCCTCCACAACGATAGCaaatattttcatttgttttgctACTCTgaccctctttttcattcttttcaacaTTTTTCCACTTCGTGTGGAAATATGTGTTTTTATGATTCCCATTGCGACCACGATCAAAACCAAGACCATGAGCATAATTACGACCACGACCACGACCACGTGCATATGCACGACCGCGACCACGATTTTTCCTATAGTGGTCGTGCCTTGCCACATTCACTTCTGGGAATGGAGTTGTACCAGTGGGACGGGCCTCGTGATTTTTCATCAATAGTTCATTATTTTGCTCAGCCACAAGAAGACAAGATATTAGGTCAGAATATTTAATAAACCCCTTTTCTCGATACTGCTGCTGCAGGAGCACATTGGATGCATGAAAAGTGGAAAATGTTTTTTCTAGCATATCTTCATCAGTTACTTTTTCTCCACATAATAATAACTTAGAAGTTATTCTAAACATTGCAGAATTATAATCACTTACACTTTTAAAATCCTGCAAACGTAAATGCATCCATTCATATCGAGCTTTTGGTAGGATAACCGTTTTTTGATGATCATATCTATCTTTCAAATTTTTCCACAAGACATGTGGGTCAGTTACGGTAAGATACTCATTTTTAAGATCCTCGTGAAGGTGACGACGGAGGAATATCATGGCTTTTgccttttgttgatcagatgattTATTTCCTTCTTTAATAGTATCACCGTGACCTTCTGCGCTTAAATGAATTTGGGCGTCTAGGGCCCATGTCAAATAGTTCTTTCCCGAAATATCAAGAGCCCCAAAATCCAATTTTGTAAGATTTGACATACTTAGTAGttctatcataaaaataaaagaaataaaaatattataatgagatAATTATCATAaaggaaatattaaatattaatatttaaaataatacttttgtaaattctaATATTTAGAAATAACACAATAGTAAACTAGATTGTCACATTAGtcttaaaattatttgttttttttttataaaaaaaatatatcaatttagTGACATAATACATCTTacatatacaaaataaataaatagataaataaataaaaataaagcattATGAGTTCTTCATGAACTATACAATGTTATTtcgctatccttcagggatgctctGCTTTTGTTACAAACAATGATCTAAAAAttataaccatccttctgggatgcgttaaaattaaaaccatatatccttctgggatgcaaaaagttatttcttctttctctaattcaattccatcaaataaacaaaaataattcttTCATGCTTTAAGCCAAATCCACCTTTTAATCCTTTGacacaattaaatttatttgtgcACTATCCATCAAAATTGGAATCATTGTAAAACCACATGTGTTATCCACAACCTCAACAACATCAACCCATCTTACAAAAAGTTGAGTTGCTacctaagattttttttttataatattcttaaacatacatcaattctatgacaaataaaattacaataaaattacataatcttaaccataaaattacaataaaattatcgaacaataaaattacaaaatgttAAATGTCCTAATATGATTATAAAATTACTgaatatcataaaaaaataatctCCTCCAAATCATACCTGAGAGCGTCGTGCTGATAACGTATTATAAACTAAATGGAACTATATAGAGATCAAAAGAtaggaagagaagagaacaagcaacattgtattatattcttctcaaaggtgaactttacattgtaacatgagtcttatttataggacCCAAGGAAGGTAGAAAATTAAGTAC encodes:
- the LOC131625922 gene encoding uncharacterized protein LOC131625922, whose protein sequence is MSNLTKLDFGALDISGKNYLTWALDAQIHLSAEGHGDTIKEGNKSSDQQKAKAMIFLRRHLHEDLKNEYLTVTDPHVLWKNLKDRYDHQKTVILPKARYEWMHLRLQDFKSVSDYNSAMFRITSKLLLCGEKVTDEDMLEKTFSTFHASNVLLQQQYREKGFIKYSDLISCLLVAEQNNELLMKNHEARPTGTTPFPEVNVARHDHYRKNRGRGRAYARGRGRGRNYAHGLGFDRGRNGNHKNTYFHTKWKNVEKNEKEGQSSKTNENICYRCGGKGHWSRTCRTPKHLVDLYQKSLKNKKEKIETHFANEDDDPDYGNMDVTHLDIGDFFADPDGKIDHLIGDGSVKK